In Candidatus Krumholzibacteriia bacterium, the following proteins share a genomic window:
- a CDS encoding dicarboxylate/amino acid:cation symporter has translation MRLPLHTRMLLGGGLGIVAGITAHELLGDAPGLQWFVRHVTQPAGQIFLRALLMLVVPLIVSALSLGVAGMGEIRSLGRIGLKTLAYTVVASSMAVLLGLLLVNTLRPGSGISEELRARLSAGAAERAATVSQVQAPPSGLQLLVQIVPDNPIRAAANGDMLAVMFFSLMLGIGLSLTRTAAARRFQEFLEGLYDVTMRLIGIVISCAPYGVAALLFTITADLGFEVLGHLARYVLVVVLALAIHQFVFYSLVVRLLGGMNPIAFFRAVQAAMVTAFSTASSNATLPTALQVAEEKLRLPQTVSRFVLTVGATANQNGTALFEGVTVLFLAQFYGVPLSLGQQVLVLFVCILGGIGTAGVPAGSIPVVSMILGMVHVPAEGIGLILGVDRFLDMCRTTLNVTGDLVAAVVVSRGEKRLPEAQSSA, from the coding sequence ATGCGTCTGCCGCTGCACACGCGCATGCTTCTCGGGGGTGGGCTCGGCATTGTCGCCGGGATCACTGCCCACGAGCTCCTCGGCGACGCTCCGGGCCTCCAATGGTTCGTGCGCCACGTGACCCAGCCGGCGGGTCAGATCTTCCTGCGCGCGCTCCTGATGCTCGTGGTGCCCCTCATCGTCTCCGCCCTCTCCCTCGGCGTGGCCGGCATGGGGGAGATCCGCAGCCTCGGTCGCATCGGTCTCAAGACTCTTGCCTACACCGTGGTCGCCTCGTCGATGGCGGTCCTCCTCGGGCTCCTCCTGGTGAACACGCTGCGACCGGGCAGCGGCATCTCGGAGGAACTGCGGGCTCGCTTGAGCGCCGGCGCGGCGGAGCGTGCCGCGACGGTGTCGCAGGTACAAGCGCCGCCCTCGGGCTTGCAGCTCCTGGTGCAGATCGTGCCCGATAACCCGATCCGTGCCGCCGCCAACGGCGACATGCTGGCGGTGATGTTCTTCTCCCTCATGTTGGGGATCGGTCTGTCGCTCACCCGCACCGCCGCGGCCCGCCGTTTCCAGGAATTCCTCGAGGGCCTCTACGACGTGACCATGCGACTCATCGGCATCGTCATCTCTTGCGCGCCCTACGGCGTCGCGGCCTTGCTCTTCACCATCACCGCCGACCTCGGCTTCGAAGTGTTGGGGCACCTGGCGCGGTACGTCCTCGTCGTCGTCCTGGCGCTGGCCATCCATCAGTTCGTTTTCTATTCCTTGGTGGTGAGACTTCTCGGCGGCATGAACCCCATCGCCTTCTTCCGCGCCGTGCAGGCCGCCATGGTGACGGCCTTCTCCACCGCCTCCAGCAATGCCACGCTGCCTACGGCGTTACAGGTGGCGGAAGAGAAGCTGCGGCTGCCGCAGACGGTGAGCCGCTTCGTCCTCACCGTCGGCGCGACGGCGAACCAGAACGGCACTGCGCTGTTCGAGGGCGTGACGGTCCTCTTCCTGGCGCAGTTCTATGGCGTGCCGCTCTCGCTCGGGCAGCAAGTGCTGGTGCTCTTCGTCTGCATCCTGGGGGGCATTGGCACCGCCGGCGTGCCCGCCGGCTCGATCCCGGTGGTGTCCATGATCCTCGGCATGGTGCACGTGCCGGCGGAAGGCATCGGCCTCATCCTGGGCGTCGACCGCTTCCTCGACATGTGCCGCACGACGCTCAACGTCACCGGCGACCTCGTGGCGGCCGTCGTCGTCTCCCGCGGCGAAAAGCGCCTTCCCGAGGCGCAGAGCAGCGCCTGA